In bacterium, one DNA window encodes the following:
- a CDS encoding choice-of-anchor J domain-containing protein: protein MKGRIALLILVAAAGLQVFPGLSSAQPTPTPPPMSVPYFEDFNGPWSGGAPSNYPNIWSKQFISGTTNWVQYSGCLYETPPAHSGYNALFYQEDWSGPSTRLISPPLEFGSLTRNPRLSFWHTQSEWGGDQDELTVYYRVSDAGSWVQLTHYSDTIGTWTLHTLDLPSPTNRYFICFKGYAYYGFGVGLDDVAVVGEAVTPTPPPTLTPSVTPTPTLTVTPTSSPTPTPPPSASPTPSATPTPSATPTASPSVTPTPSVTPTPSVTPTPSATPTPSAIPTASPSATPTPSSTPTSSPSVTPTPSVTPTPSVTPTPSATPTPSVT, encoded by the coding sequence TTGAAAGGCAGGATCGCGCTGCTGATCTTGGTGGCGGCCGCCGGTCTTCAGGTTTTCCCCGGTCTCTCTTCGGCCCAACCCACGCCGACGCCGCCCCCGATGAGCGTTCCTTATTTCGAAGATTTCAACGGCCCCTGGTCGGGGGGCGCCCCTTCCAACTACCCCAATATCTGGTCCAAACAGTTCATCTCCGGGACCACCAACTGGGTCCAGTACTCCGGGTGTCTCTATGAAACCCCTCCGGCTCACAGCGGTTACAACGCCCTTTTCTACCAGGAAGACTGGTCGGGTCCCTCGACCCGGTTGATCTCGCCGCCCCTGGAGTTCGGGTCCCTGACGCGCAATCCCCGCCTGAGTTTCTGGCACACCCAGTCGGAGTGGGGTGGGGACCAGGACGAACTGACCGTCTACTACCGGGTTTCGGACGCCGGTTCCTGGGTCCAGTTGACCCACTATTCGGATACCATCGGCACCTGGACCCTGCACACGCTCGATCTGCCCTCTCCCACCAACCGTTACTTCATCTGCTTCAAGGGGTATGCCTACTACGGTTTCGGCGTAGGCCTCGACGACGTCGCCGTGGTCGGGGAAGCGGTGACTCCTACTCCTCCTCCGACCCTGACGCCGTCGGTTACGCCCACGCCCACCCTTACGGTGACCCCGACATCTTCACCGACTCCAACGCCGCCGCCCTCGGCTTCTCCTACGCCGTCGGCGACCCCCACGCCCTCGGCCACACCCACTGCCAGCCCCTCGGTCACTCCGACGCCGTCGGTAACGCCGACGCCTTCGGTGACTCCGACTCCGTCGGCGACCCCCACGCCCTCGGCCATACCCACTGCCAGCCCCTCGGCGACCCCCACGCCCTCGTCCACACCCACGTCCAGCCCCTCGGTGACTCCGACGCCTTCGGTAACGCCGACGCCTTCGGTGACCCCGACTCCGTCGGCGACGCCCACGCCCTCGGTTAC